A portion of the uncultured Bacteroides sp. genome contains these proteins:
- a CDS encoding basic secretory protein-like protein — MMKYWKDMAFGLLASLTLASCYGEEDSFATPSIYKDYQPVLNDGNTLTGYGAAPLKEAKYDETLNELYITWDGGNTGWEKRNEYVGAEVEFNSLLSGKKIKRVMIPNVGDFGNLIVKKRDYNNELSTLRLSKYRTVVVTDRYGVAELRFRSIYKDAEGTQKTSEWMKLSDQVNKAELTVDMSYSAWQYFKSSQVTPVQILFESNSTIRPVSAIWDVAGSGSEASAKEEFQKWYYMDCAAMSFDPYNMAFDPYTKLYLQVKKEQTGGAYAIDYPSHNEGRGIVYPAAENDLNSNWWKLSDMRNVLMHEMGHCVEWMPARGKYIIPNVQDCDKQGYQEGWPDAVKLASKGYDLDTQKSEYQAALAKPYADPQSDKKFVWQIDYNTSGAFMSWLRLYNGDFVRMLPWTVLMDDLTNQWSLEDAVKYVLKESYPNITIEELWSEYRTEVEAFIQNN; from the coding sequence ATGATGAAATATTGGAAAGATATGGCCTTCGGGTTGCTTGCTTCACTGACATTGGCTTCTTGCTATGGTGAAGAAGATAGTTTTGCAACTCCTTCCATTTATAAAGACTATCAACCTGTGTTGAATGATGGAAATACGTTGACCGGATATGGGGCGGCTCCTCTCAAGGAAGCAAAATATGATGAAACGTTGAATGAACTTTATATCACATGGGACGGCGGTAACACCGGATGGGAAAAACGAAACGAATATGTAGGAGCTGAAGTGGAGTTCAACTCTCTGCTCTCCGGGAAGAAAATCAAACGAGTAATGATACCGAATGTTGGAGACTTCGGGAATCTGATCGTAAAGAAGCGTGATTATAATAATGAACTGAGCACTTTGCGCTTGAGCAAATATCGTACTGTGGTGGTTACGGATCGCTATGGGGTAGCTGAATTACGTTTTCGCTCTATTTATAAAGATGCTGAAGGAACACAGAAAACAAGTGAGTGGATGAAATTGAGCGATCAGGTCAATAAAGCTGAACTTACAGTAGATATGAGCTATTCTGCATGGCAGTATTTTAAGAGCAGCCAAGTTACACCGGTCCAAATCCTTTTTGAAAGTAACTCAACTATCAGACCCGTGTCGGCAATATGGGATGTAGCAGGCAGTGGGAGTGAAGCAAGTGCTAAAGAAGAGTTTCAGAAATGGTATTACATGGATTGTGCGGCTATGTCGTTCGATCCCTACAACATGGCTTTTGATCCCTACACAAAGCTCTATCTTCAAGTGAAGAAAGAACAGACAGGAGGAGCTTATGCGATAGATTATCCAAGCCACAATGAGGGACGAGGGATTGTCTATCCAGCTGCAGAAAACGACTTAAACAGCAACTGGTGGAAGTTGAGTGATATGCGAAACGTCCTTATGCACGAAATGGGACACTGCGTGGAATGGATGCCTGCGCGAGGTAAATATATCATACCGAATGTGCAAGACTGTGACAAACAGGGATACCAGGAAGGATGGCCTGATGCTGTGAAGCTGGCTAGCAAGGGTTATGATTTGGATACGCAAAAAAGCGAATACCAAGCTGCACTTGCGAAACCGTATGCAGATCCTCAAAGCGACAAAAAGTTTGTTTGGCAGATAGATTATAATACTTCCGGTGCTTTCATGAGTTGGTTGCGGCTTTATAATGGTGATTTTGTGCGCATGTTACCGTGGACAGTGCTGATGGATGACCTCACGAATCAGTGGAGCTTGGAAGATGCGGTGAAGTATGTATTAAAAGAGAGCTATCCGAATATCACGATAGAAGAGCTTTGGAGTGAATACAGAACTGAGGTAGAAGCATTTATACAAAACAACTAG